A region of the Nocardia nova SH22a genome:
GCCGAACGGAGCGGCTGTTCCGGCAGGGTCGTGCCGCGGGCGGCGCGGGCGATGAGCGCGGAGCGCAGATACCACAGTCCTTGATTCCGGCTGGTGTCGAAACCGGTCAATTGCGAGATGCGCCGGAGGCGGTAATCGATCGTATTCGGGTGGATATGTAATTGCCGGGCAGTGCGCAGGCGGCTCATATCGGACTGGAAGAATACCTGCAGTGTCCGCAGGAGTCCGGGGTGATCATCGAGCGGCGCGATTCGCGATTCCAATATGCGGCGCCCGATTCCGGGGCGGGTCAATTGATATTGCAGTGCCAGATCATCGAATTTGTGCAGTCCGGGACCGATGCCGAGGGATTCGGTGGTGTCGAGAAGTTCGTGAGTTTGTTCGGCGGCCGTGGGGACGGCGTCGGTGGCACATCGAGTCATGATCGCGGTGATCGGCGCCGCGGCGTCGCGGGCCATTGCCTCGATGGCATCGCCGAGTTCGGGTTCGGTGCAGACGGAGGCCGGGAGCAGAATGGTTCCGCCGTCGATGGAGAGAACCGCCAGCGCCTGGTTGTGGAATCGGCGGGTGAGTGCCGATTGGATGCGGCGCAGTTTGCGATTCGCGACCACGCGCCGGTCGATGCCGCGGCGGTTCTCGTCCGGGTGCGGGGCGACGTGGACGGCGAGCACGTAGTAGGCGTCGGCGACCGGAATCCCGCATTCGCGGGCCATTTTCGAGCTCGCCCGGCCCGCGAGCAGGGCGGATGTGAGCGTGTGGACGGCAGTGTGGTGTTCACCGGACGCGGCCTTCAGTTCCCGTACGTACGCCTTGCTGATGGCGCCGGTGCACAGGTCCGACAGCTCCAGCACGGCCGTCGTCCACGTGATCACGCGGTGGTGGTCCGGGGCGTCCGAGCCGGACAGGATCATGCCCAGCCCCGCCTCGAATCCGGCGTGCATCGCGTGCAGAACCTTCTCGATCGGGATGTCGGCGCGGGCCCACCGAGGCGCTGTGGCCTGCAGGAACGCCGCGGGGTCGGCGGTGGAGCCGGTGGCGCCGCGTTCGACGGCCCACCGGACGCACAGGCACGTCATGGCCTTGACGTCGCGGTCGATGAGCGGGCGAGGCAGCGCGGTGAACGGATGCACCCGCGCGCACAGATGCGACAGGAGTTGTTCGGCGAACCGTTCGGCGTCGACGGGGCCCACGGAGTGCGCGATTCCGGTTGCCGCCGCTGCTGATGTCGTCACGGGTGACCTCCTCGTCACGGCTGCGGGATGTGTCCGGCCCGGGTGGGAAACGGGCTGCCGTCGGCCTCGATATCGAAGACTAATGCGAGCTGTGACTCACCTTCTACTCGATTTCCGTCCGGGCGTCGGCAATCCGGAAGCCGTTCTCTGAACAGGGTTTATCGTCGGATTCGTCGATATCCGCGGGATCTCCGGAGTCCGCTGATCGTCCGGATGCTCAGTTTTTCACACATTGCCCGCAGCGACCGGACCGGCCGCCCGCATGCTTTGTTCGGCATTCGATTATTTCGCTGTGCGGAGTCATGAGTGCGCCGGATCTGTTTCGTGAAGCCGTGAAGACCTGGCGGCATCGTGTGCCGAATGGCCGATTTCGTCCGTAGCGTCTGCTTGCGAATTCCGGAAGACACCGTGCAGCGGCCTTCCGGGCAGTGAATTCGACGATGTCAGGAATGATATGAAACGAAGTTATCGTCGCGGTTGTCTGAGTGCCGCCATTGTCGCCGGAGCCGCGATGCTCACCCTCGGCCTGCCCGGCGCCGGCGCCGGGGCGGACCCGGCCGTGGCCGGGGGCGATCAGCAGCAGGAGCAGCAGCTCGCGGAGATGATCACGCACGGGTTGAAGAATCCGTCCGCCCATGCGATCGCAGACAGTGGCAGCTCCGGCACCGGCTCGGCCTGCACCTCGGGCAGTGGCGCCGGGTCGGGCAACGGGTCGGGCGACTGCTACGGCGGTTCGGGCTCGAGCTCGGGCTCGTCGGGCGGAACGTCCAGTGACACAGTGGGGTACGGCCCGGCGCAGAGCGCGTTCCTCGCGGCGTTCGGGTACGCGCTGGCGAATCCGAATGTCGCTCCGCCGGGAACCAACGACTGGAACTGCAAACCCAGTGCGGCGCATCCGGAACCGGTGGTACTGGTGCACGGCACGTGGGAGAACGCCTACGACAACTTCGCCTACATCAGCCAGCCGATCCACGACGCGGGCTACTGCGTGTTCACGTTCAACTACGGACAGTCGAACCTGATCCAGGGTGGCGGTCTGGGCTCGGTGCTGCCGGGCGCCAACGGCACCGGCTACATCCAGGATTCGGCCAAGCAGCTGGCGCAGTTCGTGGATCGGGTGTTGTCGGCGACGGGCTCGCAGAAGGTGAGCATGGTCGGCCACTCGCAGGGTGGTGTGATGGCGCGGCAGTATCTGAAGTTCGAGGGTGGTGCCGCGAAGGTCGATCATCTGATGACCTTCGGCGCGACCAACCACGGTACGTCGCTGGACGGTATCGGTGCGCTGGGCCGGATGATCAACAACCTCGGTATCGATGTGCTGGGGCTGGTGGAGATCTTCGTGGGGCACTCGGGAATTCAGCAGACGATCGGCTCCGATTTCGTCAACAACCTGAACGCCGGTGGCGACACCGTGCCGGGTGTGGACTACACGGTGGTCGGTACCCGGTACGACGAGGTGACCAACCCGTACGATCTGACCTTCCTGAAGGCCGGTCCGGGTGCGACGGTCCGCAACATCACCCTCCAGGACGGGTGTGAGCAGGATGTGTCGGATCACCTGACGTTGATGTATTCACCGCGGGTGCTGTCGATCATCCTGAACACGCTGGATCCGGCTCAGACGCCGAATCTGACCTGCAGCTTCAACCCTTGGTTGGTTGGAGGCAGCGGCAAGCTGTGACCCGCTGACCCGCTCGCCGGTGCGCAGGACTCGTGGACCTCGCCAGCGCACCGGCGGGCGCCGTGCCCACCGGGCGGGATCGTCCGCCGCCCGGTGGGCACTTCCCGTTTTCGCGGACCGGAGGTGCCCGTGCGCGATTTGTCTTGCCATACAACCGATCCCGCGATCGACCGGCTGTTCGGTCCGCCGTATCACGGAGTCCGTCTGCAGCCGCTCGAGGACGGCTACGGCTGGGTCGCCTACGGGCATCCTCCGGCCCGCAGGATCGTCGCCGCGGTCGTTCAGGAGGCGCGTGGACGCGGCGCCTTCGCCCAGTTGCGCGACTGCGTCACCTATATGGACCTGTGCGACGGGATGGAACGCTGGTGGGTGATCGATCTGTCGGCCGACAGCGACGGCTTCCTCTGCTGGTACGCCCGCGACGCGAGATATCCGGGCGCGGTGCCGATCACGACCATCGCGCCCTGATCCGGCGCGGGCCGATCACCGGCTTCGCTGCTCGACCCACGCCGTGATCATCTCGGCGGTGATGGCGACGACCTGATCGCGCATGTGATCGTCGAATTCGGGGGACGAGGTGCGCAGGATCGCCGCGAAGCCGGTGTTGACCAGCACGTAGGCCATCAGGTCGAAGGTGCCTTCGGAGGGCTCCGGCCCCATGACCTCCGCCAGGAAGCTCACGACCAGCGCCCGCATCCGCGGCTCGAAATCGGGAATGCCGGTGCTGTAGAACTGCAATCCGGCCGCCAGCGCGCGCACCAGCGGCGCGTTCGCCACCAGTTCCGCGCTCAGCGCCTCCAGGATCGAGGTGACCAGCCGGGGCAGCGGCTCGCTGCCGATCCGCGCCGCCTGCGCGGAGAAACGCCGCTCGATGTTGTTCATCATCCGCTCGAGCAGTTCGTCCACGATCACGTCGCGGTCGGCGAAGTACCGGTAGACGGTGCCGATACTGACCTCGGCCTCGGCCGCGATGCGATTGGTCGAGGTGTTGGCGATGCCGCGCTCACCGAACAACTGCGCCGCGGTGTCGAGTATGTGCTCGCGGGTCGCCCGCGCCCTGTCCTGAGTCGGCCGGTGACGTTTGGTTACGGTCTTGGTCACGCGGAATCCCTTCCTCTGCCGTACGACCATCGAAGCGGCTGTCGCCCCCGCCGTGCGAGAGACGTTGGCGCCGGGGAACTTTCAGTGTGTGCGCATCGTGCGGCGCCAGCGCTCGATCTCGACGCCGATCTCGGTCGCGGGCGGTTCGTGATAGAGCCATTCGCGTGCCAGACGGTGCCAGTTGTTGGTGGTGTGCAGTTGCCCGAGTACGGCGTAGGTGAACAGGTCCGCCCGGCGGGAGAACACGTGCTCGGGTGGAAGGCGCTGATGGCGCATGCCGCTGAATTCGGCCGCGCGCGGGTCGATGGCGAGTACCACTGCGCTGGTGGCCAATTCGGGTGTGACGGTGATGTCCTCGTCGATCAGATGCCAGCCGGTCGCCGCCCAGATGTAGCCGAGGCATTCCTCCGGCGTGACCCCGGCATCGGGATCGACGATGCCCTGTGCCACCCAGGAGTGGTAGATGTCGTCGGCGCGGTATTCCCCTGCGGCGCAGATGATGTCGCGTTCGAGTTCGACGTCGGC
Encoded here:
- a CDS encoding PucR family transcriptional regulator gives rise to the protein MTTSAAAATGIAHSVGPVDAERFAEQLLSHLCARVHPFTALPRPLIDRDVKAMTCLCVRWAVERGATGSTADPAAFLQATAPRWARADIPIEKVLHAMHAGFEAGLGMILSGSDAPDHHRVITWTTAVLELSDLCTGAISKAYVRELKAASGEHHTAVHTLTSALLAGRASSKMARECGIPVADAYYVLAVHVAPHPDENRRGIDRRVVANRKLRRIQSALTRRFHNQALAVLSIDGGTILLPASVCTEPELGDAIEAMARDAAAPITAIMTRCATDAVPTAAEQTHELLDTTESLGIGPGLHKFDDLALQYQLTRPGIGRRILESRIAPLDDHPGLLRTLQVFFQSDMSRLRTARQLHIHPNTIDYRLRRISQLTGFDTSRNQGLWYLRSALIARAARGTTLPEQPLRSA
- a CDS encoding esterase/lipase family protein; this translates as MKRSYRRGCLSAAIVAGAAMLTLGLPGAGAGADPAVAGGDQQQEQQLAEMITHGLKNPSAHAIADSGSSGTGSACTSGSGAGSGNGSGDCYGGSGSSSGSSGGTSSDTVGYGPAQSAFLAAFGYALANPNVAPPGTNDWNCKPSAAHPEPVVLVHGTWENAYDNFAYISQPIHDAGYCVFTFNYGQSNLIQGGGLGSVLPGANGTGYIQDSAKQLAQFVDRVLSATGSQKVSMVGHSQGGVMARQYLKFEGGAAKVDHLMTFGATNHGTSLDGIGALGRMINNLGIDVLGLVEIFVGHSGIQQTIGSDFVNNLNAGGDTVPGVDYTVVGTRYDEVTNPYDLTFLKAGPGATVRNITLQDGCEQDVSDHLTLMYSPRVLSIILNTLDPAQTPNLTCSFNPWLVGGSGKL
- a CDS encoding TetR/AcrR family transcriptional regulator, with amino-acid sequence MTKTVTKRHRPTQDRARATREHILDTAAQLFGERGIANTSTNRIAAEAEVSIGTVYRYFADRDVIVDELLERMMNNIERRFSAQAARIGSEPLPRLVTSILEALSAELVANAPLVRALAAGLQFYSTGIPDFEPRMRALVVSFLAEVMGPEPSEGTFDLMAYVLVNTGFAAILRTSSPEFDDHMRDQVVAITAEMITAWVEQRSR